A window of Ipomoea triloba cultivar NCNSP0323 chromosome 2, ASM357664v1 contains these coding sequences:
- the LOC116005783 gene encoding beta-amylase-like isoform X4: MATRGSKLPLENYVPVYVMLQLDIITVDNVFPNQNKILIQLKELRAAGVDGVMVDVWWGIVEGLGPKNYNWSAYRTLFKLVQKCGLKIQAIMSFHQCGGNIGDSVFIPLPKWVLAVGEKDPDIFYTNRGGNPDKEYLSLGVDNLPLFEGRTAVEVYSDFMKSFRETMSDFLESGAIIDIEVGLGPAGELRYPSYQENQGWKFPGIGEFQCYDKYLRADFKEAAIEAGHPDWDLPDDAGTYNDTPAKTGFFGPNGTYLTEKGKFFLTWYSNKILLHGDQILDEANKAFLGCRTKLAAKVSGIHWWYKDATHAAELTAGYYNLDGRDGYHPIARMLARHYGILNFTCLEMRNDEHPANAKSGPQELVQQVLSAGWKECIEVAGENALSRYDRPGYNQILLNSRPNGVNKNGPPKLKLSGMTYLRLSDELLHRSNFRIFKTFVNKMHADLDYCPEYVKPTPLKRSKPEISIDELVEATKPTKPFKWDGQTDMSVGGALADLVDNLLQNLFFRQS, translated from the exons ATGGCTACAAGGGGCAGCAAGCTACCATTGGAGAACTATGTGCCTGTTTATGTAATGCTTCAG TTGGACATCATTACTGTTGACAACGTCTTCCCGAACCAAAATAAGATTCTAATACAGCTCAAGGAGTTAAGAGCAGCTGGAGTCGATGGGGTCATGGTGGATGTCTGGTGGGGAATTGTAGAGGGCCTTGGCCCCAAGAACTATAATTGGTCGGCCTACAGGACACTGTTCAAACTAGTTCAAAAATGTGGACTTAAAATTCAAGCTATTATGTCATTCCACCAATGTGGTGGCAACATAGGAGATTCTGTTTTCATACCACTTCCCAAATGGGTACTTGCAGTTGGAGAAAAAGATCCAGATATCTTCTATACTAACCGGGGAGGTAACCCAGATAAGGAGTACCTATCACTCGGTGTGGATAACCTGCCTCTCTTCGAAGGTCGAACTGCTGTAGAG GTGTATAGTGACTTTATGAAGAGCTTCAGAGAAACCATGTCAGACTTTTTGGAAAGTGGAGCCATAATAGATATTGAGGTAGGGCTTGGTCCTGCTGGAGAGCTTAGATATCCATCCTACCAAGAGAATCAAGGTTGGAAATTTCCTGGTATTGGAGAATTTCAG TGTTATGATAAGTATCTGAGAGCAGATTTTAAAGAGGCTGCAATAGAGGCAGGGCATCCAGACTGGGATCTTCCAGATGATGCAGGAACGTATAACGACACACCAGCAAAAACGGGGTTTTTTGGACCAAATGGGACATACCTTACAGAGAAAGGGAAGTTCTTCTTGACCTGGTACTCTAACAAGATACTGCTTCACGGTGATCAAATACTCGATGAAGCCAACAAAGCCTTCTTAGGATGCAGAACCAAGCTAGCAGCCAAA GTATCAGGTATCCATTGGTGGTATAAAGATGCCACCCATGCTGCAGAGCTCACTGCAGGATACTACAATTTGGATGGAAGAGATGGGTATCATCCCATAGCAAGGATGTTGGCAAGGCATTATGGCATTTTGAATTTCACTTGTCTTGAGATGAGAAACGACGAACATCCAGCTAATGCCAAGAGCGGGCCACAAGAACTAGTTCAGCAG GTTCTGAGTGCTGGCTGGAAAGAATGCATTGAGGTTGCAGGTGAAAATGCATTGTCCAGATACGATCGCCCAGGATATAACCAAATCCTTCTTAATTCTAGGCCAAATGGTGTTAACAAAAATGGTCCACCAAAGCTGAAGTTGTCTGGAATGACTTACCTTCGCTTATCTGATGAACTTCTTCACCGGAGCAACTTCAGAATCTTTAAAACATTTGTGAACAAAATGCATGCTGATCTG GATTACTGTCCAGAGTATGTGAAGCCCACTCCCCTGAAGAGATCAAAACCGGAGATTTCGATTGATGAACTAGTTGAAGCAACCAAGCCAACAAAGCCATTCAAATGGGATGGTCAAACAGACATGAGTGTGGGTGGTGCATTGGCTGATTTGGTGGACAATCTGCTTCAGAATTTATTCTTTAGACAGAGCTGA
- the LOC116005783 gene encoding beta-amylase-like isoform X1 — MSSIVFSELNSFPNKNMLFKHCPFPPTMPERYNLLLWPNTSLSSRRTSILAGVTQSISTKASTTEERMATRGSKLPLENYVPVYVMLQLDIITVDNVFPNQNKILIQLKELRAAGVDGVMVDVWWGIVEGLGPKNYNWSAYRTLFKLVQKCGLKIQAIMSFHQCGGNIGDSVFIPLPKWVLAVGEKDPDIFYTNRGGNPDKEYLSLGVDNLPLFEGRTAVEVYSDFMKSFRETMSDFLESGAIIDIEVGLGPAGELRYPSYQENQGWKFPGIGEFQCYDKYLRADFKEAAIEAGHPDWDLPDDAGTYNDTPAKTGFFGPNGTYLTEKGKFFLTWYSNKILLHGDQILDEANKAFLGCRTKLAAKVSGIHWWYKDATHAAELTAGYYNLDGRDGYHPIARMLARHYGILNFTCLEMRNDEHPANAKSGPQELVQQVLSAGWKECIEVAGENALSRYDRPGYNQILLNSRPNGVNKNGPPKLKLSGMTYLRLSDELLHRSNFRIFKTFVNKMHADLDYCPEYVKPTPLKRSKPEISIDELVEATKPTKPFKWDGQTDMSVGGALADLVDNLLQNLFFRQS, encoded by the exons ATGTCAAGCATTGTTTTCTCAGAGCTCAACTCTTTCCCTAACAAGAACATGCTATTTAAGCACTGCCCCTTCCCCCCAACCATGCCTGAAAGATACAACCTTCTTCTTTGGCCTAACACTAGCCTAAGTTCTCGCAGAACGTCAATATTGGCTGGAGTTACTCAATCCATTTCAACCAAAGCTTCAACTACAGAAGAG AGAATGGCTACAAGGGGCAGCAAGCTACCATTGGAGAACTATGTGCCTGTTTATGTAATGCTTCAG TTGGACATCATTACTGTTGACAACGTCTTCCCGAACCAAAATAAGATTCTAATACAGCTCAAGGAGTTAAGAGCAGCTGGAGTCGATGGGGTCATGGTGGATGTCTGGTGGGGAATTGTAGAGGGCCTTGGCCCCAAGAACTATAATTGGTCGGCCTACAGGACACTGTTCAAACTAGTTCAAAAATGTGGACTTAAAATTCAAGCTATTATGTCATTCCACCAATGTGGTGGCAACATAGGAGATTCTGTTTTCATACCACTTCCCAAATGGGTACTTGCAGTTGGAGAAAAAGATCCAGATATCTTCTATACTAACCGGGGAGGTAACCCAGATAAGGAGTACCTATCACTCGGTGTGGATAACCTGCCTCTCTTCGAAGGTCGAACTGCTGTAGAG GTGTATAGTGACTTTATGAAGAGCTTCAGAGAAACCATGTCAGACTTTTTGGAAAGTGGAGCCATAATAGATATTGAGGTAGGGCTTGGTCCTGCTGGAGAGCTTAGATATCCATCCTACCAAGAGAATCAAGGTTGGAAATTTCCTGGTATTGGAGAATTTCAG TGTTATGATAAGTATCTGAGAGCAGATTTTAAAGAGGCTGCAATAGAGGCAGGGCATCCAGACTGGGATCTTCCAGATGATGCAGGAACGTATAACGACACACCAGCAAAAACGGGGTTTTTTGGACCAAATGGGACATACCTTACAGAGAAAGGGAAGTTCTTCTTGACCTGGTACTCTAACAAGATACTGCTTCACGGTGATCAAATACTCGATGAAGCCAACAAAGCCTTCTTAGGATGCAGAACCAAGCTAGCAGCCAAA GTATCAGGTATCCATTGGTGGTATAAAGATGCCACCCATGCTGCAGAGCTCACTGCAGGATACTACAATTTGGATGGAAGAGATGGGTATCATCCCATAGCAAGGATGTTGGCAAGGCATTATGGCATTTTGAATTTCACTTGTCTTGAGATGAGAAACGACGAACATCCAGCTAATGCCAAGAGCGGGCCACAAGAACTAGTTCAGCAG GTTCTGAGTGCTGGCTGGAAAGAATGCATTGAGGTTGCAGGTGAAAATGCATTGTCCAGATACGATCGCCCAGGATATAACCAAATCCTTCTTAATTCTAGGCCAAATGGTGTTAACAAAAATGGTCCACCAAAGCTGAAGTTGTCTGGAATGACTTACCTTCGCTTATCTGATGAACTTCTTCACCGGAGCAACTTCAGAATCTTTAAAACATTTGTGAACAAAATGCATGCTGATCTG GATTACTGTCCAGAGTATGTGAAGCCCACTCCCCTGAAGAGATCAAAACCGGAGATTTCGATTGATGAACTAGTTGAAGCAACCAAGCCAACAAAGCCATTCAAATGGGATGGTCAAACAGACATGAGTGTGGGTGGTGCATTGGCTGATTTGGTGGACAATCTGCTTCAGAATTTATTCTTTAGACAGAGCTGA
- the LOC116005783 gene encoding beta-amylase-like isoform X3, translated as MVHPTKTLIVRGTSLYHTQTKGTSILAGVTQSISTKASTTEERMATRGSKLPLENYVPVYVMLQLDIITVDNVFPNQNKILIQLKELRAAGVDGVMVDVWWGIVEGLGPKNYNWSAYRTLFKLVQKCGLKIQAIMSFHQCGGNIGDSVFIPLPKWVLAVGEKDPDIFYTNRGGNPDKEYLSLGVDNLPLFEGRTAVEVYSDFMKSFRETMSDFLESGAIIDIEVGLGPAGELRYPSYQENQGWKFPGIGEFQCYDKYLRADFKEAAIEAGHPDWDLPDDAGTYNDTPAKTGFFGPNGTYLTEKGKFFLTWYSNKILLHGDQILDEANKAFLGCRTKLAAKVSGIHWWYKDATHAAELTAGYYNLDGRDGYHPIARMLARHYGILNFTCLEMRNDEHPANAKSGPQELVQQVLSAGWKECIEVAGENALSRYDRPGYNQILLNSRPNGVNKNGPPKLKLSGMTYLRLSDELLHRSNFRIFKTFVNKMHADLDYCPEYVKPTPLKRSKPEISIDELVEATKPTKPFKWDGQTDMSVGGALADLVDNLLQNLFFRQS; from the exons AACGTCAATATTGGCTGGAGTTACTCAATCCATTTCAACCAAAGCTTCAACTACAGAAGAG AGAATGGCTACAAGGGGCAGCAAGCTACCATTGGAGAACTATGTGCCTGTTTATGTAATGCTTCAG TTGGACATCATTACTGTTGACAACGTCTTCCCGAACCAAAATAAGATTCTAATACAGCTCAAGGAGTTAAGAGCAGCTGGAGTCGATGGGGTCATGGTGGATGTCTGGTGGGGAATTGTAGAGGGCCTTGGCCCCAAGAACTATAATTGGTCGGCCTACAGGACACTGTTCAAACTAGTTCAAAAATGTGGACTTAAAATTCAAGCTATTATGTCATTCCACCAATGTGGTGGCAACATAGGAGATTCTGTTTTCATACCACTTCCCAAATGGGTACTTGCAGTTGGAGAAAAAGATCCAGATATCTTCTATACTAACCGGGGAGGTAACCCAGATAAGGAGTACCTATCACTCGGTGTGGATAACCTGCCTCTCTTCGAAGGTCGAACTGCTGTAGAG GTGTATAGTGACTTTATGAAGAGCTTCAGAGAAACCATGTCAGACTTTTTGGAAAGTGGAGCCATAATAGATATTGAGGTAGGGCTTGGTCCTGCTGGAGAGCTTAGATATCCATCCTACCAAGAGAATCAAGGTTGGAAATTTCCTGGTATTGGAGAATTTCAG TGTTATGATAAGTATCTGAGAGCAGATTTTAAAGAGGCTGCAATAGAGGCAGGGCATCCAGACTGGGATCTTCCAGATGATGCAGGAACGTATAACGACACACCAGCAAAAACGGGGTTTTTTGGACCAAATGGGACATACCTTACAGAGAAAGGGAAGTTCTTCTTGACCTGGTACTCTAACAAGATACTGCTTCACGGTGATCAAATACTCGATGAAGCCAACAAAGCCTTCTTAGGATGCAGAACCAAGCTAGCAGCCAAA GTATCAGGTATCCATTGGTGGTATAAAGATGCCACCCATGCTGCAGAGCTCACTGCAGGATACTACAATTTGGATGGAAGAGATGGGTATCATCCCATAGCAAGGATGTTGGCAAGGCATTATGGCATTTTGAATTTCACTTGTCTTGAGATGAGAAACGACGAACATCCAGCTAATGCCAAGAGCGGGCCACAAGAACTAGTTCAGCAG GTTCTGAGTGCTGGCTGGAAAGAATGCATTGAGGTTGCAGGTGAAAATGCATTGTCCAGATACGATCGCCCAGGATATAACCAAATCCTTCTTAATTCTAGGCCAAATGGTGTTAACAAAAATGGTCCACCAAAGCTGAAGTTGTCTGGAATGACTTACCTTCGCTTATCTGATGAACTTCTTCACCGGAGCAACTTCAGAATCTTTAAAACATTTGTGAACAAAATGCATGCTGATCTG GATTACTGTCCAGAGTATGTGAAGCCCACTCCCCTGAAGAGATCAAAACCGGAGATTTCGATTGATGAACTAGTTGAAGCAACCAAGCCAACAAAGCCATTCAAATGGGATGGTCAAACAGACATGAGTGTGGGTGGTGCATTGGCTGATTTGGTGGACAATCTGCTTCAGAATTTATTCTTTAGACAGAGCTGA
- the LOC116011474 gene encoding A-kinase anchor protein 14-like, with product MEHRSSWSSVILYSIAILIISCGFFFQSSYAVQTCYSKSVTQVGSEGERVTEYYTSCSTSHGSGPAPSSGGNPPTPSRPNGPIVPAAPILQPPPVFQPAPLFPPAPILRPGPLFPSPPVFQPGPVFPPPTPPFPGGN from the exons ATGGAGCATAGAAGCAGCTGGTCGTCCGTCATCCTTTATTCAATCGCCATTCTCATAATTTCTTGCGGTTTCTTCTTCCAATCATCTTACGCAG TGCAAACTTGCTACAGCAAAAGTGTGACCCAGGTTGGCTCTGAAG GTGAACGTGTTACTGAATATTACACGAGTTGTAGTACTTCTCATGGATCAGGCCCGGCTCCTTCATCGGGCGGTAACCCACCAACTCCATCTCGTCCAAACGGTCCAATAGTTCCAGCCGCTCCGATACTTCAACCCCCTCCGGTTTTTCAACCTGCTCCATTATTTCCACCCGCTCCAATACTTCGACCCGGTCCGCTTTTTCCATCTCCTCCAGTATTTCAACCCGGTCCAGTATTTCCCCCGCCGACTCCACCATTTCCAGGTGGCAATTAA
- the LOC116005783 gene encoding beta-amylase-like isoform X2, producing the protein MTGFPAHWTLIYLTLIVRGTSLYHTQTKGTSILAGVTQSISTKASTTEERMATRGSKLPLENYVPVYVMLQLDIITVDNVFPNQNKILIQLKELRAAGVDGVMVDVWWGIVEGLGPKNYNWSAYRTLFKLVQKCGLKIQAIMSFHQCGGNIGDSVFIPLPKWVLAVGEKDPDIFYTNRGGNPDKEYLSLGVDNLPLFEGRTAVEVYSDFMKSFRETMSDFLESGAIIDIEVGLGPAGELRYPSYQENQGWKFPGIGEFQCYDKYLRADFKEAAIEAGHPDWDLPDDAGTYNDTPAKTGFFGPNGTYLTEKGKFFLTWYSNKILLHGDQILDEANKAFLGCRTKLAAKVSGIHWWYKDATHAAELTAGYYNLDGRDGYHPIARMLARHYGILNFTCLEMRNDEHPANAKSGPQELVQQVLSAGWKECIEVAGENALSRYDRPGYNQILLNSRPNGVNKNGPPKLKLSGMTYLRLSDELLHRSNFRIFKTFVNKMHADLDYCPEYVKPTPLKRSKPEISIDELVEATKPTKPFKWDGQTDMSVGGALADLVDNLLQNLFFRQS; encoded by the exons AACGTCAATATTGGCTGGAGTTACTCAATCCATTTCAACCAAAGCTTCAACTACAGAAGAG AGAATGGCTACAAGGGGCAGCAAGCTACCATTGGAGAACTATGTGCCTGTTTATGTAATGCTTCAG TTGGACATCATTACTGTTGACAACGTCTTCCCGAACCAAAATAAGATTCTAATACAGCTCAAGGAGTTAAGAGCAGCTGGAGTCGATGGGGTCATGGTGGATGTCTGGTGGGGAATTGTAGAGGGCCTTGGCCCCAAGAACTATAATTGGTCGGCCTACAGGACACTGTTCAAACTAGTTCAAAAATGTGGACTTAAAATTCAAGCTATTATGTCATTCCACCAATGTGGTGGCAACATAGGAGATTCTGTTTTCATACCACTTCCCAAATGGGTACTTGCAGTTGGAGAAAAAGATCCAGATATCTTCTATACTAACCGGGGAGGTAACCCAGATAAGGAGTACCTATCACTCGGTGTGGATAACCTGCCTCTCTTCGAAGGTCGAACTGCTGTAGAG GTGTATAGTGACTTTATGAAGAGCTTCAGAGAAACCATGTCAGACTTTTTGGAAAGTGGAGCCATAATAGATATTGAGGTAGGGCTTGGTCCTGCTGGAGAGCTTAGATATCCATCCTACCAAGAGAATCAAGGTTGGAAATTTCCTGGTATTGGAGAATTTCAG TGTTATGATAAGTATCTGAGAGCAGATTTTAAAGAGGCTGCAATAGAGGCAGGGCATCCAGACTGGGATCTTCCAGATGATGCAGGAACGTATAACGACACACCAGCAAAAACGGGGTTTTTTGGACCAAATGGGACATACCTTACAGAGAAAGGGAAGTTCTTCTTGACCTGGTACTCTAACAAGATACTGCTTCACGGTGATCAAATACTCGATGAAGCCAACAAAGCCTTCTTAGGATGCAGAACCAAGCTAGCAGCCAAA GTATCAGGTATCCATTGGTGGTATAAAGATGCCACCCATGCTGCAGAGCTCACTGCAGGATACTACAATTTGGATGGAAGAGATGGGTATCATCCCATAGCAAGGATGTTGGCAAGGCATTATGGCATTTTGAATTTCACTTGTCTTGAGATGAGAAACGACGAACATCCAGCTAATGCCAAGAGCGGGCCACAAGAACTAGTTCAGCAG GTTCTGAGTGCTGGCTGGAAAGAATGCATTGAGGTTGCAGGTGAAAATGCATTGTCCAGATACGATCGCCCAGGATATAACCAAATCCTTCTTAATTCTAGGCCAAATGGTGTTAACAAAAATGGTCCACCAAAGCTGAAGTTGTCTGGAATGACTTACCTTCGCTTATCTGATGAACTTCTTCACCGGAGCAACTTCAGAATCTTTAAAACATTTGTGAACAAAATGCATGCTGATCTG GATTACTGTCCAGAGTATGTGAAGCCCACTCCCCTGAAGAGATCAAAACCGGAGATTTCGATTGATGAACTAGTTGAAGCAACCAAGCCAACAAAGCCATTCAAATGGGATGGTCAAACAGACATGAGTGTGGGTGGTGCATTGGCTGATTTGGTGGACAATCTGCTTCAGAATTTATTCTTTAGACAGAGCTGA